In a single window of the Thunnus maccoyii chromosome 7, fThuMac1.1, whole genome shotgun sequence genome:
- the nphs2 gene encoding podocin: MEKSTNVHPSHRPRSRMAPRKDREKSQHPKASKAGRLPESSSARKERVKKEKPQTNEVTVEQETEVKAISTVVDIDSVREQVNEENLGLLEAAEEEDGLKRKNLGAFEWLLMVFVLTLILLFLPLTIWFCVKVVREHERAVIFRLGHLLRGRPRGPGLLFYLPLLDVCHKVDIRLKMLKVPTHTVVTKDLVRPELSVVCYYQIENVALCSTALSSLTTMLQTLVQSLVRDILAQHTLSHILLHRGQIGQQIQTAVDSVACRWGIRVERTDIDELSFPVELQQSLAAEAEAKRQQQVRVKAAEGERAAWEGFRSSLRLLHPALVLPFPPDLLNMNPDFSSLPPPPPPPLLEGEGQMAERERETDSPMM, encoded by the exons ATGGAGAAATCCACCAATGTCCATCCCAGTCACCGTCCGAGATCCAGAATGGCGCCaaggaaggacagagagaagagtCAACATCCAAAGGCTTCTAAGGCAGGCCGGCTCCCTGAGTCATCATCAGCGAGGAAGGAGAGGGTAAAGAAGGAGAAGCCACAGACAAATGAGGTGACAGTGGAGCAGGAGACAGAAGTGAAGGCAATATCCACTGTGGTGGACATAGACAGTGTGAGAGAGCAGGTAAATGAGGAGAACCTGGGGCTCCTGGAagcagcggaggaggaggacg GTCTAAAGCGCAAGAACCTGGGAGCTTTTGAGTGGCTGCTGATGGTCTTCGTCTTGACTCTgattctcctcttcctccctctcaccATCTGGTTCTGTGTCAAA GTAGTGAGGGAGCACGAGAGAGCAGTGATCTTCAGACTGGGTCACTTACTGCGGGGAAGACCCAGAGGACCAG GCCTTCTTTTCTACCTCCCACTCCTTGATGTGTGCCACAAAGTCGACATCCGACTGAAAATGCTGAAGGTTCCTACCCACACG GTGGTGACAAAGGACTTGGTGAGGCCGGAGCTGAGTGTAGTATGTTATTACCAGATAGAAAACGTGGCTCTGTGCAGCACAGCGTTGTCCAGTCTGACCACAATGCTGCAGACTCTGGTCCAGTCATTGGTCAGAGACATTCTCGCCCAACACACTCTCAGCCACATCCTGCTGCACAGGGGGCAGATCGGTCAGCAGATACAGACAGCTGTTGACTCTGTGGCTTGCCGCTGGGGCATCAGGGTGGAGAGAACAGACAT AGATGAGCTCAGTTTTCCTGTGGAGTTACAGCAGAGTCTGGCTGCTGAGGCTGAGGCCAAGAGACAACAGCAGGTCAGG GTAAAAGCAGCTGAAGGAGAGAGAGCTGCTTGGGAGGGGTTCAGGTCTTCCCTCCGTCTCCTCCATCCTGCCCTGGTTCTTCCATTCCCCCCAGATCTCCTCAACATGaaccctgacttttcatctctcccaccacctcctcctccccctcttttgGAAGGAGAGGGACAGATGGcagaaagggagagggagacgGACTCACCCATGATGTGA